A window of the Lactuca sativa cultivar Salinas chromosome 5, Lsat_Salinas_v11, whole genome shotgun sequence genome harbors these coding sequences:
- the LOC111910380 gene encoding mitogen-activated protein kinase kinase 5: MKPMLPPPTGASANRPRRRPDLTLPLPQRQPQIAVPLPLPPSSAPSSTTSQLISNSKQQPFNISELDRMNRIGSGSGGTVYKVLHRPTGRLFALKVIYGNHEDDVRRQICREIEILRDVDNLNIVKCHDMFDHGGEIQVLLEYLDGGSLEGTHISNEASLADLTRQVLSGIYYLHRRKIVHRDIKPSNLLINSKKQVKIADFGVSRILAQTMDPCNSSVGTIAYMSPERINTDLNHGKYDGYAGDIWSLGVSILEFYLGRFPFAVGRQGDWASLMCAICMAQPPEAPATASREFRDFVSCCLQRDPAKRWTAAQLLRHPFVSGGSPGNGNHTSNKQVHPTHQLLPPPPLRPHFSSSS; encoded by the coding sequence GTCCCTCTCCCTCTCCCACCCTCTTCAGCCCCTAGTTCCACCACCTCGCAACTCATCTCCAACTCTAAACAGCAGCCCTTCAACATATCCGAACTCGACCGTATGAACAGAATCGGCAGCGGTAGCGGTGGAACCGTCTATAAAGTCCTCCACCGCCCTACCGGCCGCCTATTCGCACTGAAAGTAATCTACGGCAACCACGAAGACGACGTGCGCCGCCAGATCTGTCGCGAAATCGAGATCTTGCGTGACGTCGATAACCTCAATATCGTCAAGTGTCATGACATGTTCGATCACGGCGGTGAGATCCAAGTGCTTCTTGAATACTTGGACGGCGGATCCCTTGAAGGAACTCACATCTCCAATGAAGCCTCTTTAGCCGATCTCACCCGTCAAGTTCTCTCCGGCATATACTACCTCCACCGCCGGAAGATTGTCCATCGTGATATTAAACCCTCaaatcttttaattaattcaaaaaaGCAAGTTAAGATTGCCGATTTCGGGGTTTCAAGAATCTTGGCGCAAACGATGGATCCTTGCAATTCGTCTGTAGGTACTATCGCCTACATGAGTCCGGAAAGAATAAACACAGACCTGAATCACGGCAAATACGACGGGTACGCCGGAGATATTTGGAGCTTAGGTGTAAGCATTTTGGAATTTTATTTGGGCCGTTTTCCGTTCGCCGTAGGGAGACAAGGTGATTGGGCTAGTCTTATGTGTGCAATTTGTATGGCACAACCACCAGAAGCACCGGCGACGGCGTCTCGTGAATTTCGAGATTTTGTGTCATGCTGTTTGCAAAGAGATCCAGCGAAGAGGTGGACGGCGGCGCAGTTGTTGCGCCACCCATTCGTCAGCGGCGGCTCACCAGGAAATGGGAACCATACTAGTAATAAGCAGGTGCATCCCACCCATCAactacttcctccacctcctcttcgTCCACATTTTTCTTCATCGTCTTGA